The Halarchaeum grantii genome contains the following window.
GCGCCATCCCTCGCGGAGGTGGGCCTTACCGCATTCGCTGCAGCGGTATTTGAGGTCCGTCTTCTTCGTGGGCTTGTCACCACCCGGGACCTTACTGAACTTGCCGGCGTTCCCGATCCGGGAGGTCTGGCGCTTGCGCTGGCGGCCCTGCACCTTCGTCATACCGGAGGTGCGGCCGGAGCGGACGCGCTCGACCTCGTGTTCGTGATGCTCGTTGCAATGCGGGCAGTAGGTGTTGAATCGTCGTGGCATCTGCATAGCGAATCAGCTCTGTTGCTCACGGGTTCGATTCGGACGCTTAAAATGGACACGGTTCGGCCCCGACGGTCGACGGTGCAGCCGGCGCTTCA
Protein-coding sequences here:
- a CDS encoding 50S ribosomal protein L44e, yielding MQMPRRFNTYCPHCNEHHEHEVERVRSGRTSGMTKVQGRQRKRQTSRIGNAGKFSKVPGGDKPTKKTDLKYRCSECGKAHLREGWRAGKLEFQE